A segment of the Odoribacter splanchnicus DSM 20712 genome:
CTCCTCCGGGACCTCCGCCCCCTTTACTCATCCGGCGGAAGAAGAAAATCCAGATAAATACCAAAAGAGCGATCGGGAAGAAGATAGAGAAGAGGTTTCCCCAACCGTCGTATTCCTGATCATAGTCGATCTTGATATCCGCTGCTGCCGGAGTCTTTTCCTGGAGCTCGGAAAATTCTTTGGAAAAAGTTTCCAACGGGCCCGGTGAGAAGTAAAACTGAGGACCGGGACTGGAATTTTTGAACCCCTGCGATTTCAATTGGGAGTAATTCTCGATCTTATCGGGCTTCATATATACCTGGGCTTGCCCTTTATTCGTGATGACCGTAATCTTTTCGATATCACCTTTTTCGAGCATTTTAGTCTTGACTTCTTGCCAGGTTGTCCTTACCGGATCGGGATTCATATTGAAAAATTGAAATCCGATAATAATGACTGCCAGTATGATATACATCCAATATCCGTTGAATTTCGGAGCTTTGATATTTTTACCTCCCCCTACTGGAGGAAAATTGAATCCTCCGTCTTTCTTGTTTTCGTTGTTGTCTGCCATTTGGTATGTTCGCAATATTTGTATTCTTTACTGTTTTCAATTTGTTCCGTTTGTCGTATGATAACCGGAATAAGTGAGCATTTCCGGCTCTCCGGCTATTTCGGTGATCTGTGCATCTGCCCAGAAATCTTCCAATTGATAATAGTCGCGCAATTCTTTTTCAAAAATGTGTACGACAATATCCCCATAATCGACGACTACCCATTGTGCTGCATTCAATCCTTCGATATGAAAAGGCCTTTCATCCAGATCTTCTCTCACTTTTTCTTCAACAGCATCGGTTAACCCTGCAATATGCGTGCCGGAAGTTCCATGACATATTACGAAAAAACTACAAAAACAGTTTTCTATTTTTCTTAAATCGATTTTTACAATCCGGTGCGCTTTATTATCTTCCAGCGCTTCAATAATTTTATTTACTACCTGTTCCGTTTTTAACATTTTTGACTATAACTTTTCAAGCTACAAATATATACTATTTATCAACTAAAAACGAAAAACTGTGCCAGAAAACCTTTGTTTCCTTTTTTCAATTCTACTATGTCGTTTTCGGGTTACTGCATATGATGCGAAATTAGAAAAAATCATGAAATATGGATAATTTTGAATCATTCTTTTTATTTTAGCGTTATTTCAGGTGAAAAGAATATTTTTGTATGTTTTTACTTTAGTTACTAAATACTTTAAACGATGAAAATATATCGAATTCCTATGGTGCCGGGACCTGTTTCTGTATCCCGGGAAGTTTTGGAGGCAGGGCAGGAGAATTTCGGTTCTGCCGACTTGGAAAAAGAGTATATCGATCTGTATAAGGCCACTGAAAAATCGCTGCGTAAAATTATGCAGACGAAAAATAGTGTCGTTATACAAACCGGTGAAGGGATGTTG
Coding sequences within it:
- the rsfS gene encoding ribosome silencing factor, whose protein sequence is MLKTEQVVNKIIEALEDNKAHRIVKIDLRKIENCFCSFFVICHGTSGTHIAGLTDAVEEKVREDLDERPFHIEGLNAAQWVVVDYGDIVVHIFEKELRDYYQLEDFWADAQITEIAGEPEMLTYSGYHTTNGTN